From the Leptolyngbya sp. O-77 genome, one window contains:
- a CDS encoding aminotransferase class I/II-fold pyridoxal phosphate-dependent enzyme, translated as MDGDIAPLPDMIDIMSKYEDTTLVMDEAHASGSIGATGRGIYEHFGILPQDALDKGVTPLIMTTFSKFGASVGAAISSPVAELKPLLNVSPSSIGTCSLAPPLTAAALEAVRQVRQHPELVQRLHDNTRYLRSRLAENDFLAIGETNVLPVLLPPDLNPKDFARSLVTNHGIWVSPIWYIAKPRLRITANALHTREEMDRLVAAMVAVREEMSYKPAATISA; from the coding sequence ATGGATGGCGACATCGCGCCCCTACCCGACATGATCGATATTATGTCGAAGTATGAAGACACCACCCTGGTGATGGACGAAGCCCACGCCAGCGGTTCAATCGGCGCAACGGGTCGCGGCATCTACGAACACTTTGGAATTTTGCCGCAAGATGCGCTGGATAAGGGCGTAACGCCGCTGATCATGACCACCTTCTCGAAGTTTGGCGCGTCGGTGGGTGCCGCCATCAGCAGCCCGGTGGCAGAGCTAAAGCCGCTGCTGAATGTGTCACCTTCTTCGATTGGCACCTGCTCTCTGGCACCCCCACTGACCGCGGCTGCTCTGGAAGCGGTGCGCCAAGTGCGCCAGCATCCCGAACTGGTGCAGCGCCTGCATGACAACACGCGCTATCTGCGGAGCCGTCTGGCAGAGAACGATTTTCTGGCGATTGGCGAAACCAACGTGCTGCCAGTGCTGCTGCCGCCGGATCTGAATCCAAAGGACTTTGCGCGATCGCTCGTGACCAACCACGGTATCTGGGTTTCGCCCATCTGGTACATTGCCAAGCCTCGTCTGCGGATCACGGCCAACGCGCTGCACACCCGCGAGGAAATGGATCGCCTAGTGGCTGCAATGGTGGCGGTGCGCGAGGAGATGTCCTATAAGCCTGCGGCAACCATCAGCGCTTAG
- a CDS encoding sulfite exporter TauE/SafE family protein, with protein sequence MLGTPVGWLVLFLVGTMTGTLSGLLGIGGGLIMVPMLTFFGLPLVQATATSLVGVLLSALSGSYQNLRTGTLNWRVSLLLAVFGMVTAQVGAWLGDRLPDASLSLAFAVLLLVTIYLMDLRRKLAQKERHLKIPAPETVSAPVSTPANALPPIAGIGLLAGILSGLFGVGGGVVMVPLQTLFLGETIKSAVRTSLGAIVPIAISGLAQHAYNGNVLWIAGVCLGLGGIVGAQVGTRLLPKLSDQTVNRLFKSFLIALAVYMTVRGAKGLGS encoded by the coding sequence ATGTTAGGTACTCCCGTGGGCTGGTTGGTTTTGTTTTTAGTGGGCACAATGACGGGCACCCTGTCGGGGCTGCTGGGCATTGGCGGCGGGCTGATTATGGTGCCGATGCTCACGTTTTTTGGGCTGCCGCTGGTGCAAGCAACAGCGACGAGTCTGGTTGGTGTGCTGCTGAGTGCTTTGTCAGGGAGCTACCAAAACCTGCGGACGGGTACACTGAACTGGCGCGTTTCTCTGCTGCTGGCGGTGTTTGGCATGGTGACGGCGCAGGTTGGGGCGTGGCTGGGCGATCGCCTTCCCGATGCCTCCCTATCGCTTGCCTTCGCCGTGCTGCTGCTGGTCACGATCTACCTCATGGATCTCCGCCGCAAGCTCGCCCAAAAAGAGCGCCATCTCAAAATTCCAGCCCCCGAAACAGTTTCAGCACCCGTTTCGACCCCTGCCAATGCTCTCCCGCCCATCGCTGGAATCGGCCTCCTCGCCGGAATTCTCTCTGGCCTCTTTGGGGTGGGGGGTGGCGTGGTCATGGTACCGCTGCAAACGCTGTTTCTGGGCGAAACAATCAAGTCTGCGGTGCGAACCAGCCTGGGGGCGATCGTACCGATTGCCATTTCAGGACTAGCGCAACATGCGTATAACGGCAACGTGCTATGGATTGCGGGGGTTTGTCTGGGGCTGGGCGGCATCGTCGGCGCTCAGGTCGGCACGCGCCTTCTGCCTAAGCTGTCCGATCAAACTGTGAATCGGCTGTTCAAATCCTTCCTGATTGCCCTGGCAGTCTATATGACCGTGCGGGGTGCAAAAGGGCTTGGGAGCTAG
- the malQ gene encoding 4-alpha-glucanotransferase produces MRTVLGDRPCYSLSITSADDARFEALGFGSFWSTMPFPRSSGILLHPTSFPSRYGIGDLGDSAYRFVEFLQRSGQQFWQVLPLGPTGHGNSPYMCFSSMAGNPLLISPDRLYHEGWLTDEDLANLPDFPAERVEYDRVIETKMPLLLKAAQRFKEHATVEQRMEFDAFCASRAFWLNDYALFIALKEAQGGLSWHQWDEAIARRDSAALAEWRLKLSEEIFQHKYLQFEFFRQWSTLRDYANDLGIRIIGDIPIYVAHDSVDVWAFPEFFHLDPETGEPALMAGVPPDYFSETGATLGATQFITGRALEEAGFGWWLQRFRSTLDYVDIVRIDHFRGFCAYWAVPQGEETAMNGEWIDAPGTAFFETLAAELGHLPILAEDLGVITPDVEELRDRFEFPGMKILQFAFGGGADNPFLPFNFERNCVVYTGTHDNDTTQGWFSELSEYERDRLIRYLGCVSEEGIHWGSDSSGHGPRWLTRPFSRCKTCWAWALRLA; encoded by the coding sequence TTGAGAACAGTTCTGGGCGATCGCCCGTGCTACAGTCTAAGCATTACAAGCGCTGACGATGCGCGGTTTGAAGCCCTTGGGTTTGGGAGCTTTTGGTCAACCATGCCGTTTCCCCGTTCTAGTGGTATTTTGCTGCACCCCACGTCGTTTCCCAGCCGCTATGGAATTGGGGATCTTGGAGACAGCGCCTATCGGTTTGTCGAGTTTTTGCAGCGCAGCGGGCAGCAGTTTTGGCAGGTGTTGCCGCTGGGGCCGACGGGGCATGGCAACTCGCCCTATATGTGCTTTTCGTCGATGGCAGGCAATCCGCTGCTAATCAGCCCTGATCGCCTCTATCACGAGGGCTGGCTGACGGATGAAGACCTGGCAAACTTGCCCGATTTTCCCGCTGAGCGAGTCGAGTATGACCGGGTGATTGAAACCAAGATGCCGCTGTTGCTAAAGGCAGCCCAGCGCTTTAAGGAACACGCCACGGTAGAGCAGCGCATGGAGTTCGATGCGTTTTGCGCCAGCCGCGCCTTTTGGCTGAATGACTATGCGCTGTTCATCGCGCTGAAGGAGGCTCAGGGCGGCCTTAGCTGGCACCAGTGGGATGAGGCGATCGCCCGTCGCGATTCAGCAGCGCTGGCCGAGTGGCGGCTCAAGCTCAGCGAAGAGATCTTTCAGCATAAGTATTTGCAGTTCGAGTTTTTCCGCCAGTGGTCTACGCTGCGCGACTACGCAAATGATCTGGGCATCCGCATCATTGGCGACATCCCCATCTATGTGGCGCACGACAGCGTAGACGTGTGGGCATTTCCCGAATTTTTCCACCTTGACCCAGAAACAGGCGAACCCGCGCTGATGGCAGGCGTGCCGCCAGATTACTTTAGCGAGACGGGGGCAACTCTGGGGGCAACCCAATTTATCACTGGGAGGGCGCTGGAAGAGGCGGGCTTTGGCTGGTGGCTCCAGCGATTTCGTTCCACGCTAGATTATGTAGATATCGTCCGCATCGACCATTTTCGGGGCTTTTGCGCTTACTGGGCCGTGCCCCAGGGCGAGGAGACTGCGATGAACGGCGAGTGGATTGATGCACCGGGCACGGCGTTTTTTGAGACGCTGGCAGCGGAACTGGGGCATCTGCCGATTTTGGCAGAAGACCTGGGGGTAATTACGCCTGATGTGGAAGAGTTGCGCGATCGCTTCGAGTTTCCTGGTATGAAAATTCTGCAATTTGCCTTTGGTGGCGGTGCTGATAATCCGTTTCTGCCGTTCAATTTTGAGCGCAACTGCGTCGTTTACACAGGCACTCATGACAACGACACCACCCAGGGCTGGTTTAGCGAACTGTCAGAATATGAGCGCGATCGCCTGATTCGCTATCTGGGCTGTGTGTCGGAAGAGGGCATCCACTGGGGATCTGATTCGTCTGGGCATGGCCCTCGGTGGCTAACCAGGCCATTTTCCCGCTGCAAGACCTGCTGGGCCTGGGCACTGAGGCTCGCATGA
- a CDS encoding 4-alpha-glucanotransferase, which produces MANQAIFPLQDLLGLGTEARMNYPGKPDGNWDWRYRAEVLTEELGDRLLALVELYGRAPKPPSKQDREARHEIEPGQPDPH; this is translated from the coding sequence GTGGCTAACCAGGCCATTTTCCCGCTGCAAGACCTGCTGGGCCTGGGCACTGAGGCTCGCATGAACTATCCCGGCAAGCCCGATGGCAACTGGGACTGGCGCTACCGAGCCGAGGTTTTAACTGAAGAATTGGGCGATCGCCTTTTGGCGCTGGTCGAACTCTACGGCCGCGCCCCCAAACCTCCTTCAAAACAGGATCGTGAAGCCCGACACGAAATAGAGCCTGGTCAGCCCGACCCTCATTGA
- a CDS encoding helix-turn-helix domain-containing protein: protein MSKGLSPLEQEQILKLEELGYELHQLREQQMLSIDQISAQTMIQPRVIRAIESGNFKELPEGVYIRGFLRRYADALGLDGHALANEFPLEPQNAEIQPSWQETPEAQLRPLHLYVAYVGLIAAAIAGLSYVWSRSTTPITANQPSPVPSLIASPSPTAASPAAQPGQSPTTQAIAASPSPSPSPAVPAKPVRVEITLREQSWLRVTVDGRTDFEGMMQAGTQRSWAADREVRIRAGNAGGVLVSYNEQEAKPIGQPGAVQSIVFPPSPGQGSTQASSNAQAN, encoded by the coding sequence ATGAGCAAGGGTCTTTCTCCACTAGAGCAAGAGCAAATCCTGAAGCTTGAAGAGTTGGGCTATGAGTTGCACCAGCTTCGGGAGCAGCAGATGCTCTCGATCGACCAGATTTCTGCCCAGACAATGATTCAGCCGCGAGTGATTCGCGCGATCGAATCTGGCAATTTTAAGGAGCTTCCTGAAGGGGTCTATATCCGGGGCTTTTTGCGGCGTTATGCGGATGCGCTGGGGCTAGACGGGCACGCCCTGGCAAACGAGTTCCCATTGGAGCCGCAAAATGCTGAAATTCAGCCGTCCTGGCAGGAAACGCCGGAGGCACAATTGCGTCCGCTACACCTGTATGTTGCTTATGTGGGGCTGATTGCAGCGGCGATCGCCGGCCTGTCCTACGTCTGGAGCCGTTCTACCACGCCGATTACGGCGAATCAGCCCTCTCCTGTCCCCTCGCTCATCGCCTCGCCCTCGCCGACTGCTGCCAGCCCTGCCGCCCAGCCTGGACAATCGCCCACTACACAGGCGATCGCCGCCAGCCCTTCTCCCAGCCCGTCGCCTGCCGTACCCGCCAAGCCTGTTCGCGTGGAAATTACGCTGCGGGAGCAATCCTGGCTGCGGGTGACCGTGGACGGACGCACCGATTTTGAAGGCATGATGCAGGCCGGCACGCAGCGCAGTTGGGCAGCCGACCGGGAAGTTCGCATCCGCGCTGGCAACGCGGGCGGTGTGCTGGTGTCCTACAATGAGCAGGAAGCAAAGCCCATCGGTCAGCCTGGAGCCGTTCAGTCCATCGTCTTTCCGCCATCGCCGGGCCAAGGCAGCACCCAAGCCTCTTCAAATGCTCAGGCTAACTAG
- a CDS encoding pseudouridine synthase encodes MAERIQKILSQYGIASRRQAEQMILAGRVRLNGQVATLGQVADLTGDRLEVDGKLLNAQARPDLLYLLLHKPMGVVSTCHDPQQRRTVLDLLPEHLRQSRGLHPVGRLDANSTGALLLTNDGSLTFPLTHPSHHIPKVYEVWVAGRPSAETLQRWRGGVLLDDRPTLPAEVTLLDARPNKTLLKIVLHEGRNRQIRRVAEQLGHPVMSLHRVAIGPISLGDLPPGRYRNLTSKDLDFLRAQAGNFAKPPSDP; translated from the coding sequence ATGGCTGAGCGGATTCAGAAAATTTTGTCTCAATATGGCATTGCTTCGCGCCGCCAGGCAGAGCAAATGATCCTGGCGGGGCGGGTGCGTCTGAATGGGCAGGTGGCGACATTGGGTCAGGTGGCGGATCTGACGGGCGATCGCCTAGAAGTAGACGGCAAGCTGCTAAACGCCCAGGCCCGTCCAGACCTGCTTTATCTGCTGCTGCATAAGCCGATGGGTGTAGTCTCCACTTGCCACGATCCGCAGCAACGGCGCACGGTGCTAGACCTGTTGCCAGAGCATTTGCGCCAGAGCCGTGGGCTGCACCCCGTGGGCCGCCTGGATGCCAATTCCACCGGAGCGCTGCTGCTGACCAACGACGGTTCCCTGACCTTTCCCCTCACCCATCCGTCTCACCACATTCCCAAGGTGTACGAAGTGTGGGTTGCTGGCCGCCCCAGCGCGGAGACTTTGCAGCGATGGCGAGGCGGCGTGCTGCTAGACGATCGCCCAACCCTGCCCGCCGAAGTCACGCTCCTCGATGCTCGACCGAACAAAACCCTGCTGAAAATCGTCTTGCATGAAGGGCGGAATCGACAAATCCGCCGCGTCGCTGAGCAGTTGGGGCATCCTGTAATGTCGCTCCATCGAGTGGCGATCGGGCCGATTTCGCTGGGAGATTTGCCTCCCGGACGCTATCGAAACCTGACCTCAAAGGATCTGGATTTTCTCCGAGCGCAGGCTGGTAACTTCGCCAAACCCCCTTCAGACCCGTAG
- the prmA gene encoding 50S ribosomal protein L11 methyltransferase — protein MSTWWEIQVLCDPAAEDLVSWRLEEFGCKGTASERKEFGVLVRGYLPQTQAELLDLSALALRLKQDALCAGVAVPVVQWQMIDEEDWSSSWKQYWHPQEVGDRLLINPAWLPVPAQGDRIVLQLDPGVAFGTGAHATTQLCLEALEMRIEGPSDITLADIGCGSGILSIAALLLGAKQAYAVDTDPLTIDSTNASRELNGIAPERLIVELGSLDHLTQMLPAPVDGFVCNILAEVILDLIPGFGAIAKPSTWGVLSGILLDQVKPIADSLEANGWIVATLWRRQDWCCLNIRRS, from the coding sequence ATGTCCACCTGGTGGGAAATTCAAGTGCTGTGCGATCCGGCAGCCGAAGACCTGGTGTCTTGGCGGCTTGAGGAGTTTGGCTGCAAAGGCACGGCGAGTGAACGCAAGGAGTTCGGTGTGCTGGTGCGCGGCTACCTGCCGCAGACTCAAGCTGAGTTGCTGGATCTGTCGGCGCTGGCGCTGCGGCTGAAGCAGGATGCCCTCTGTGCTGGGGTGGCGGTGCCTGTAGTACAGTGGCAGATGATTGATGAAGAAGACTGGTCGAGTAGCTGGAAGCAGTATTGGCATCCGCAGGAAGTGGGCGATCGCCTCTTGATCAACCCTGCCTGGCTGCCTGTCCCCGCGCAGGGCGATCGCATTGTGCTGCAACTTGACCCTGGGGTTGCTTTTGGCACGGGGGCCCACGCCACAACGCAGCTTTGCCTAGAGGCGCTGGAAATGCGGATCGAGGGGCCATCGGATATCACCCTTGCCGACATTGGCTGCGGCTCTGGCATTCTTTCTATCGCAGCGCTGCTGCTGGGAGCAAAGCAAGCCTACGCGGTGGATACTGACCCGTTGACGATTGACTCCACCAACGCCAGCCGAGAGCTAAACGGCATCGCGCCAGAGCGTCTGATCGTCGAACTGGGCAGCCTGGATCACCTCACCCAAATGCTGCCCGCCCCCGTCGATGGGTTTGTGTGCAATATTCTGGCAGAAGTGATTCTTGACCTGATCCCCGGTTTTGGGGCGATCGCCAAACCCAGCACTTGGGGCGTTCTCAGCGGCATCTTGCTAGATCAGGTGAAGCCCATTGCTGACTCGCTCGAAGCCAACGGCTGGATCGTTGCCACGCTCTGGCGCAGGCAGGACTGGTGCTGCTTAAATATTCGGCGATCGTAA
- the serA gene encoding phosphoglycerate dehydrogenase, whose amino-acid sequence MSKVLVSDPIDQIGIDILSQVAQVDVKTGLSPDQLVQIIPDYDALMIRSGTRVTQEIIEAGTQLKIIGRAGVGVDNVDVPAATRRGILVVNSPEGNTIAAAEHALAMMLALSRHIPAANQSVKAGEWDRKSFTGVEVYKKTLGIVGLGKIGSHVAKVARAMEMRLLAYDPFLSSERAEQMGCHLVDLDLLLRESDYITLHLPKTPETQHMINAESLAKMKPTARIINCARGGIIDEEALAIALKEGKIAGAALDVYESEPLGESALRALGKEVILTPHLGASTEEAQVNVAIDVAEQIRDVLLGLPARSAVNIPGLRPDLLEKLRPYLQLAEILGNLISQLTGGRVESLNVRLQGELASNESQPVVVAALKGLLSTALQERVNYVNASIEAKERGIRVVETRDAAVIDYTGSLRLSASGPNGEHTVTGALLGDNEIRITNIDDFPINVPPSRHMLFTLHRDMPGIIGKLGSLLGSLNVNIASMQVGRKIVRGDAVMVLSLDDPLPDGILDEITQVPGIRDAYTVTLPTS is encoded by the coding sequence ATGTCTAAGGTTCTTGTTTCCGACCCAATTGATCAAATCGGAATTGACATCCTCTCGCAGGTTGCTCAGGTCGATGTGAAAACCGGGCTGTCTCCTGACCAACTGGTGCAGATCATTCCCGACTACGACGCGCTGATGATTCGTTCCGGCACGCGCGTTACTCAGGAAATCATCGAAGCAGGCACTCAGCTCAAAATCATTGGCCGTGCAGGCGTGGGTGTGGATAATGTCGATGTGCCTGCGGCGACTCGTCGCGGCATCCTCGTGGTCAACTCGCCCGAAGGCAACACCATCGCCGCAGCAGAACACGCCCTAGCGATGATGCTGGCCCTGTCGCGTCATATCCCTGCTGCTAATCAATCGGTGAAGGCGGGCGAGTGGGATCGCAAGAGCTTCACAGGGGTCGAGGTCTACAAAAAAACGCTGGGGATCGTTGGGCTGGGCAAGATCGGCTCCCATGTGGCGAAAGTGGCGCGGGCAATGGAGATGCGCCTGCTAGCTTACGACCCATTCCTCTCTAGCGAACGCGCCGAGCAGATGGGCTGCCATTTGGTGGATCTGGATCTGCTGCTGCGCGAGTCGGACTATATTACGCTGCACCTGCCCAAAACGCCAGAAACCCAGCACATGATCAACGCTGAGTCGCTGGCCAAGATGAAGCCTACGGCTCGTATTATCAACTGCGCGCGGGGTGGGATCATTGATGAAGAGGCCTTGGCGATCGCCCTCAAGGAAGGCAAAATCGCCGGAGCCGCCCTGGATGTCTACGAATCAGAACCGCTGGGCGAGTCAGCATTGCGGGCCCTCGGCAAAGAAGTTATTCTCACGCCCCACCTCGGTGCGTCTACTGAAGAAGCCCAGGTCAACGTGGCGATCGACGTAGCCGAGCAAATCCGCGATGTGCTGCTGGGGCTGCCTGCCCGCTCGGCGGTCAACATTCCGGGTTTGCGGCCCGACCTGCTGGAAAAACTGCGCCCTTACCTGCAACTGGCGGAAATCTTGGGCAATCTGATCAGCCAGCTCACGGGCGGCCGCGTCGAGTCGCTGAACGTGCGGCTTCAGGGTGAACTCGCCAGCAACGAGAGTCAGCCCGTCGTGGTGGCCGCGCTAAAAGGTCTGCTGTCCACTGCGCTGCAAGAGCGGGTCAACTACGTTAACGCCAGCATCGAAGCCAAGGAGCGGGGCATTCGCGTGGTAGAAACCCGCGATGCGGCGGTGATTGATTACACAGGTTCTCTGCGCCTGTCGGCTAGTGGCCCCAACGGCGAACACACCGTCACGGGTGCGCTCCTAGGCGACAACGAAATTCGCATCACCAATATTGACGACTTCCCAATCAACGTGCCGCCCAGTCGCCATATGCTGTTCACGCTGCACCGCGACATGCCGGGGATCATTGGTAAGCTAGGTTCTCTCTTGGGAAGCCTGAACGTCAATATTGCCAGTATGCAGGTCGGCCGCAAGATTGTGCGGGGCGATGCGGTGATGGTGCTAAGCCTGGACGACCCCTTGCCAGACGGCATTCTCGACGAAATTACTCAGGTTCCCGGCATCCGCGATGCCTATACGGTGACGCTGCCTACGTCTTAG
- a CDS encoding photosystem II protein, Psb35-related, which produces MTLLIALFVIAWVAASVIGTQAYFRGEQSKPIHERNWNSESFEQLAASITATEVDYSTREFPGYLGDQGLGRGWGRSGFCDGYSAVVTCLSSLSTGVK; this is translated from the coding sequence ATGACGCTTCTAATTGCACTATTTGTGATCGCCTGGGTCGCCGCTTCAGTCATTGGAACCCAAGCGTATTTCCGGGGCGAACAGTCCAAGCCAATCCACGAACGAAACTGGAATTCTGAGTCTTTCGAGCAGCTCGCCGCCTCCATCACCGCCACGGAAGTGGACTACAGCACGCGCGAGTTCCCGGGTTATTTGGGGGATCAGGGGTTAGGTAGGGGCTGGGGTCGGTCGGGCTTTTGCGATGGTTATTCTGCGGTGGTTACGTGTCTCTCCTCACTGTCCACCGGGGTCAAATGA
- a CDS encoding DevA family ABC transporter ATP-binding protein, with amino-acid sequence MAPSPSATVQIRNLNYFFGQGELQKQVLYDINLDLLPGQIVIMTGPSGSGKTTLLTLIGALRTVQDGSLKVLGRELVGMGRGQLVEVRRNIGFIFQAHNLFDSLTASQNVEMAVELMSNWRTKREQAVAMLTRLGLGERVDYKPRALSGGQKQRVAIARALVNQPNLILADEPTAALDKKSGREVVELMQQLAKERNCTILMVTHDNRILDIADRIVSLVDGRLESDEDLTHFMESHDPRTLDRRMFMTL; translated from the coding sequence ATGGCACCCTCGCCGAGCGCCACGGTTCAGATTCGCAACCTCAACTATTTTTTTGGCCAGGGCGAACTCCAGAAGCAGGTTCTTTACGACATCAACCTCGACCTGCTGCCGGGGCAAATTGTCATCATGACCGGCCCATCCGGCTCCGGCAAAACCACGCTGCTGACGCTGATCGGCGCACTGCGAACCGTGCAAGATGGCAGTCTCAAGGTGCTGGGGCGCGAACTGGTGGGCATGGGCCGGGGGCAACTCGTGGAAGTGCGACGCAATATCGGCTTTATCTTTCAGGCCCACAACCTGTTTGATTCGCTCACTGCGTCTCAGAATGTAGAGATGGCAGTGGAACTAATGTCCAACTGGCGTACCAAGCGAGAGCAAGCCGTTGCCATGCTGACCCGGTTGGGTCTGGGAGAACGGGTCGATTACAAACCCCGCGCCCTCTCTGGTGGGCAAAAGCAGCGAGTGGCGATCGCCCGTGCCCTGGTCAACCAGCCAAACCTCATCCTGGCAGACGAACCCACCGCCGCCCTCGACAAAAAAAGCGGCCGCGAAGTCGTAGAACTGATGCAGCAGTTGGCCAAAGAGCGAAACTGCACGATTTTGATGGTGACCCACGACAATCGCATCCTTGACATTGCCGATCGCATCGTCAGCTTGGTCGATGGGCGACTCGAAAGCGACGAAGACCTGACACACTTCATGGAAAGTCATGATCCCCGGACACTTGATCGGCGGATGTTCATGACGCTTTAG
- a CDS encoding vWA domain-containing protein, which produces MKVGLQASLSDANLDVAQVSSQRQLAISMSAIAASSGRTAPLNLCLILDHSGSMNGRPMETVKQAALKIVDSLSPGDRLSIVVFDHKAKVLVPNQVIENPVGIKSEISKLKTSGGTCIDEGMRLGIEELAKAKKDTISQAFLLTDGENEHGDNDRCLKLAHLAAEYNLTLNTLGFGDHWNQDILEQIADAGGGALTYIQTPEDALLEFTRLFSRVQSVGLTNAYLLLRMMPGVRLAELKPVAQVVPETVELQPIQEAGQVSVRLGDLMVDSPRVVLANLYASQLPVGRHPLVQVQVRYDDPAQNLESVLSDPVIVEASVVTTFQPAPDPQVQQHVLALGKYRQTQIAEQKLQQGDRAGAATMLQSAAKTALQMGDQTAATVLQENATRLQEGEELSESDRKRTRIVSKTTLQ; this is translated from the coding sequence ATGAAAGTGGGTCTGCAAGCGTCGCTGAGTGATGCCAATTTGGATGTGGCGCAGGTGAGCAGTCAGCGGCAGTTGGCAATTTCGATGTCGGCGATCGCCGCTTCGTCCGGTCGCACGGCACCGCTGAACCTTTGCTTGATTTTGGATCACAGTGGCTCGATGAACGGTCGCCCAATGGAAACCGTCAAGCAGGCGGCGCTGAAAATTGTGGATAGCCTGTCGCCGGGCGATCGCCTCTCGATCGTCGTTTTTGATCACAAAGCCAAGGTGCTAGTGCCCAACCAGGTGATCGAAAACCCAGTGGGCATCAAGAGCGAAATTAGCAAACTCAAAACCAGCGGCGGCACCTGCATCGACGAAGGAATGCGGCTGGGCATTGAAGAACTGGCCAAGGCGAAAAAAGACACGATTTCTCAGGCGTTTTTGCTGACGGATGGCGAAAACGAACACGGCGACAACGATCGATGTCTGAAGCTGGCGCACCTGGCAGCGGAATATAACCTGACGCTGAATACGCTGGGCTTTGGCGACCACTGGAACCAGGACATTTTGGAACAGATTGCCGATGCAGGCGGCGGTGCGTTGACCTATATCCAGACTCCAGAAGACGCGCTGCTGGAGTTTACGCGCCTGTTTAGCCGGGTGCAGTCTGTTGGGCTGACGAATGCCTATCTGCTGCTGAGAATGATGCCCGGTGTGCGGCTGGCAGAGCTAAAGCCTGTGGCGCAGGTGGTGCCCGAAACGGTAGAATTGCAGCCGATTCAGGAGGCGGGGCAGGTGTCGGTGCGCTTGGGTGACCTGATGGTAGACTCGCCGCGTGTGGTGTTGGCAAACCTGTATGCTTCGCAGCTTCCCGTGGGGCGGCATCCGCTGGTGCAGGTGCAGGTGCGCTACGATGACCCGGCGCAGAATTTGGAGAGCGTGCTGAGCGATCCGGTGATCGTTGAAGCGAGCGTGGTGACCACATTCCAGCCAGCGCCCGACCCGCAGGTGCAGCAGCATGTCCTGGCACTAGGCAAATATCGCCAGACCCAGATCGCTGAGCAAAAGCTGCAACAGGGCGATCGCGCTGGGGCGGCTACCATGCTGCAATCTGCTGCCAAGACTGCGCTGCAAATGGGCGACCAGACGGCTGCCACTGTACTGCAAGAAAACGCCACCCGCCTGCAAGAGGGCGAGGAACTGTCGGAGAGCGATCGCAAAAGGACTCGGATCGTCTCCAAAACCACGTTGCAGTAG
- a CDS encoding ATP-dependent Clp protease proteolytic subunit, translating to MSSSIKAVQSNYYYGDAAYRTPPPDLPSLLLKERIIYLGLPLVSSDDLKRQLGVDVTKLIIAQLLYLQFDDPEKPIYFYINSTGTSWYTNDAIGYETEAFAICDTISYVKPPVHTICIGQAMGTAAMILSAGTKGFRASLPHATIVLNQPRTGMGQAQATDIQIRAREVLINKQATLEILSRNTGQPVEKIAKDTDRIFYMNPYEAKEYGLIDRVLESAKELPKQVPALT from the coding sequence ATGAGTTCATCGATTAAGGCCGTTCAGTCCAACTATTACTACGGGGATGCTGCCTATCGCACACCCCCGCCTGACCTACCCTCGCTACTGCTCAAAGAGCGCATCATTTACCTGGGGCTGCCGCTGGTCTCGTCAGACGACCTCAAGCGCCAGTTAGGGGTCGATGTGACCAAGCTGATCATCGCGCAACTCCTCTACCTCCAGTTCGACGACCCTGAAAAGCCCATTTACTTTTACATCAACTCGACAGGCACCTCCTGGTATACCAACGACGCGATCGGCTACGAAACCGAAGCCTTCGCCATCTGCGACACCATTTCCTACGTCAAACCTCCGGTCCACACTATCTGCATTGGCCAGGCAATGGGTACGGCGGCGATGATCCTGTCCGCTGGCACTAAAGGCTTCCGCGCCAGCCTGCCCCATGCCACCATCGTGCTGAATCAGCCCCGCACGGGCATGGGCCAGGCCCAGGCAACCGACATCCAGATCCGCGCCCGCGAAGTGCTGATTAACAAGCAGGCCACCCTAGAAATCCTTTCCCGCAATACAGGTCAACCCGTCGAGAAAATTGCCAAGGACACCGACCGCATCTTCTACATGAACCCCTACGAAGCCAAGGAATACGGGCTGATTGATCGCGTTCTCGAAAGCGCCAAGGAATTGCCTAAACAGGTTCCAGCGCTGACCTAG